In Rahnella variigena, one DNA window encodes the following:
- a CDS encoding DUF7736 domain-containing protein → MKKLTPEQCIILTGFTGILHGEFEWFHEDLEKRLGREVQTSELGYPEFMQECRGLYEEDFNNLMPD, encoded by the coding sequence GTGAAAAAATTAACGCCAGAGCAATGCATCATCCTGACCGGTTTTACCGGCATTCTGCATGGCGAATTTGAGTGGTTTCACGAGGATTTGGAAAAACGTCTGGGCCGCGAAGTTCAGACGTCTGAACTGGGCTACCCGGAATTTATGCAAGAGTGCCGTGGCCTGTATGAAGAAGATTTTAACAACCTGATGCCTGATTAA
- a CDS encoding YqaE/Pmp3 family membrane protein has translation MGFWRVLITILVPPLGVLIGNGFGGAFLLNIILTLCGYLPGLIHGFWVQTRK, from the coding sequence ATGGGATTTTGGAGAGTGTTAATCACTATTCTGGTGCCGCCGCTGGGCGTGCTGATAGGTAATGGTTTTGGCGGTGCGTTTCTGCTGAACATCATTCTGACACTGTGTGGTTATCTGCCGGGCTTGATCCACGGCTTCTGGGTTCAGACACGTAAGTAA
- a CDS encoding bestrophin family protein, which translates to MIIRPPRHWFLRLFAWHGSVLPSILFRLSLNLLMSLAAILSLPWYETLGVKLTLAPFSLLGVSIAIFLGFRNSVAYSRYTEARQLWGGLLIACRTLQSQVMAVCPGEAQRVTALLLAFCYSLKHQLRHSDPRPDLERLLGEDAEDILSRRAQTNMVQLRLSQWLAERRRTGELSDVVYAHMDTTLLQLSQVVGGCERIVSMPIPFAYGLLLHRTVYLFCSLLPFALVVDLHYMTLLVSGFISYTFLSLDTLAEELEMPFAYANNHLPMDAMCTNIEINLREMNNQTQLPDTPVPDKHFRLS; encoded by the coding sequence ATGATAATCCGTCCTCCCCGTCACTGGTTCTTGCGTTTGTTCGCCTGGCATGGCTCAGTCCTGCCCAGTATTTTGTTCCGTCTGAGTCTCAATCTGCTGATGTCACTGGCTGCCATCCTCAGTCTGCCCTGGTACGAGACGCTGGGGGTTAAGCTCACGCTGGCGCCTTTCAGCCTGCTCGGGGTGTCCATCGCAATCTTCCTCGGCTTTCGAAACAGCGTGGCTTATTCACGCTATACAGAAGCCCGGCAACTGTGGGGCGGATTGCTGATTGCCTGCCGTACGTTGCAAAGTCAGGTGATGGCGGTGTGTCCGGGTGAGGCGCAGCGTGTGACAGCACTGTTGCTGGCATTTTGTTACAGTCTTAAACATCAGTTGCGCCACAGCGATCCGCGTCCTGATTTGGAGCGTTTGCTGGGTGAGGATGCGGAAGACATTCTGTCGCGCCGCGCACAAACCAACATGGTGCAGCTGCGGCTGTCGCAATGGCTGGCCGAACGTCGCCGGACCGGCGAGCTGTCAGATGTGGTGTATGCACACATGGATACCACGCTTTTACAGCTTTCTCAGGTGGTCGGCGGGTGCGAGCGCATCGTCAGCATGCCGATTCCGTTTGCTTACGGTCTGTTGCTGCACCGCACGGTCTATTTATTCTGTAGTCTTTTGCCATTCGCACTGGTCGTTGATCTGCATTACATGACGTTGCTGGTGTCGGGCTTTATTTCCTACACCTTCCTGTCGCTGGACACGCTGGCGGAAGAGCTGGAAATGCCATTTGCTTATGCCAATAACCACCTGCCGATGGATGCCATGTGTACCAATATCGAGATTAACTTGCGTGAGATGAACAACCAGACGCAGCTGCCGGACACGCCAGTGCCGGACAAACATTTTCGTCTTAGCTAG
- a CDS encoding helix-turn-helix transcriptional regulator, whose amino-acid sequence MVRKIKVTPGIGTISLLIQHSELFIHDVYINKPQLILVQNGSLSINYQEQQVTLQSGEMLVLNSGQTLSLTHHLSDNGPFSSAIMAWDHQLLTDAGLHATGFSPPLISVENLQVIPHIPTAFKQSFTDTHSAILWHHGLPAAITRHRMIEQLLWLSQLGVRYSLQHPETVTEQVRELLINNLHKSFTAAEVAENLMMNEVMLRRRLAAEDCVLRNLMIDVRMTHALRLLQCTDLAISNIAHQVGYESASRFAERFRKRFGFAPTAIRGHLRPLSAQTQGTTEEI is encoded by the coding sequence ATGGTTCGTAAAATAAAAGTGACACCAGGGATAGGAACTATTTCACTGCTTATTCAGCACAGTGAACTTTTTATTCATGATGTTTATATTAATAAGCCACAGTTGATCCTTGTTCAGAATGGCAGTCTTTCAATAAACTATCAGGAACAACAGGTTACGCTGCAATCCGGCGAAATGCTGGTTCTTAACAGCGGACAAACCCTGAGCCTGACACACCATCTTTCCGATAACGGCCCGTTCAGCAGCGCCATTATGGCGTGGGATCATCAGTTACTCACCGATGCCGGGCTGCATGCCACCGGCTTTAGTCCGCCGCTTATCTCTGTCGAAAACTTACAGGTTATTCCGCATATTCCCACCGCCTTTAAACAAAGTTTTACCGACACGCACAGCGCCATTCTCTGGCACCACGGCCTGCCCGCAGCCATTACCCGCCACCGCATGATCGAACAACTCTTATGGTTATCACAGCTCGGCGTGCGTTATTCGCTGCAACACCCTGAAACCGTCACAGAACAGGTGCGCGAACTGCTGATCAATAATCTGCATAAATCATTTACGGCGGCAGAAGTGGCCGAAAATCTGATGATGAACGAGGTGATGCTGCGAAGACGTCTGGCGGCAGAAGATTGTGTCCTGAGAAATCTGATGATTGATGTACGCATGACCCATGCCCTGCGGCTTTTGCAATGTACAGATCTGGCGATTTCGAATATTGCCCATCAGGTCGGCTATGAAAGTGCTTCACGTTTTGCGGAGCGTTTTCGTAAACGTTTTGGCTTCGCCCCGACCGCCATTCGCGGACATTTGCGCCCTCTTTCGGCGCAGACGCAAGGCACAACCGAAGAAATATAA
- the fliF gene encoding flagellar basal-body MS-ring/collar protein FliF — MSSAIAGAEPPRSGFTALLNRLRANPKIPIAIAAAAAVAIVVVMMLWAKQPTYKVLFSNLGDQDGGAIVTQLTQMNIPYQFSDNGGALLIPADKVYETRLKLAAAGLPKGGAVGFELMDQEKFGISQFSEQINYQRALEGELSRTIETLGPVSSARVHLAIPKPSLFVREQKNPSASVTLNLQPGRALDDGQINAIVYMVSSSVSGLPPANVTVVDQSGHLLTQSDNNGRDLNASQLKYANEVEGRLQRRIESILQPVVGNGNVHAQITAQIDYASREQTDENYQPNGSPDKAAVRSRQLSTSDQTGATAVGGVPGALSNQPAPAATAPVTNPPAANNANGAQNQAGNNAQNTASNTSSSGPSNRRRDETTNYEVDRTITHTQHSAGAVQRLSAAVVVNYQVGTDGKAKPLTDDQLKKIDDLVREAMGFSQERGDTLNVVNTPFNEAADDTGELPFWKQQAFFDQLLNAGRWLLVLIVAWLLWRKMVRPMLRKQQAEKDAAAAAALAASLPQPEGSKPVKLSNDELEKRKRSQQRVSVEVQTQRVQELADKDPRIVALVIRQWMSTEQP, encoded by the coding sequence ATGAGTTCCGCAATAGCCGGCGCAGAACCCCCTCGAAGCGGTTTTACTGCGTTGCTTAATCGCCTGCGCGCCAACCCAAAAATTCCTATCGCCATCGCTGCTGCGGCCGCCGTGGCTATTGTTGTTGTTATGATGCTGTGGGCCAAACAGCCTACTTATAAGGTGTTGTTTAGCAACCTCGGTGACCAGGATGGCGGTGCCATCGTCACTCAGCTGACTCAGATGAATATCCCTTATCAGTTTTCTGATAATGGCGGCGCACTGCTTATTCCTGCTGATAAAGTGTATGAAACGCGTCTGAAACTGGCGGCTGCCGGTTTGCCGAAAGGTGGCGCTGTTGGTTTTGAACTGATGGATCAGGAAAAGTTTGGTATCAGTCAGTTCAGCGAGCAGATTAATTATCAACGCGCGCTGGAAGGTGAACTCTCCCGCACCATCGAAACTCTCGGTCCGGTGTCCAGCGCCCGTGTGCATTTAGCTATTCCTAAGCCTTCCCTGTTTGTCCGCGAACAAAAAAATCCTTCCGCTTCCGTAACGCTGAACCTGCAACCGGGTCGCGCGCTGGATGACGGTCAGATCAATGCCATCGTTTATATGGTGTCGAGCAGCGTTTCAGGATTGCCTCCGGCTAACGTCACCGTGGTAGACCAGAGCGGTCACCTTCTGACGCAATCCGATAACAATGGCCGCGACCTTAATGCTTCCCAGCTGAAATACGCCAACGAAGTGGAAGGCCGCCTGCAACGTCGTATCGAATCCATCCTGCAACCGGTGGTCGGTAACGGTAACGTTCACGCACAAATCACCGCTCAGATTGATTACGCCAGCCGCGAACAGACGGATGAAAATTACCAGCCGAACGGCTCGCCGGATAAAGCAGCAGTGCGTTCACGTCAGTTAAGTACCAGTGATCAGACTGGCGCAACTGCTGTTGGTGGCGTGCCGGGCGCGCTGAGCAATCAGCCAGCACCGGCTGCAACCGCGCCGGTGACCAATCCGCCAGCGGCTAACAATGCTAACGGCGCACAGAATCAGGCCGGTAATAACGCGCAGAACACTGCCAGCAATACCAGTTCTTCCGGTCCGTCTAACCGTCGTCGTGATGAAACCACCAACTATGAAGTGGATCGCACCATCACTCATACCCAGCACAGCGCCGGTGCCGTTCAGCGCCTGTCTGCGGCAGTCGTCGTTAACTATCAGGTTGGTACGGACGGCAAAGCCAAACCGCTGACTGACGATCAGTTGAAGAAAATTGATGATCTGGTGCGTGAAGCGATGGGCTTCTCGCAGGAGCGCGGCGATACGCTGAACGTGGTGAACACACCGTTCAACGAAGCGGCCGACGACACCGGTGAATTGCCGTTCTGGAAACAACAGGCGTTCTTCGATCAGTTACTCAATGCCGGTCGCTGGTTACTGGTGCTGATTGTGGCCTGGCTGCTGTGGCGCAAGATGGTTCGTCCGATGCTGCGCAAACAGCAGGCAGAGAAAGATGCCGCAGCGGCAGCCGCTCTCGCCGCGTCCCTGCCGCAGCCTGAAGGCAGCAAGCCGGTCAAACTCAGCAACGACGAGCTGGAGAAACGTAAGCGTTCACAGCAACGCGTCAGCGTCGAAGTGCAGACTCAACGTGTTCAGGAGCTGGCCGATAAGGATCCTCGTATCGTCGCCCTGGTTATCCGCCAATGGATGAGTACCGAACAACCATGA
- the fliT gene encoding flagella biosynthesis regulatory protein FliT: protein MDQHQYLVNEYQLILSLSEQMLRLANEEKWDELVELEVGYVKAVEATTKLPMSEQTSIMVQNDIRRYLRIILDNENTVKTLLQARMKKLTELIGQSSKQQQVNMTYGKIDLRSIAFGDRQ, encoded by the coding sequence ATGGATCAACATCAGTATCTGGTTAATGAATATCAACTGATCCTGTCTTTAAGCGAGCAGATGTTGCGGCTGGCGAATGAAGAGAAATGGGATGAGCTGGTCGAGCTCGAAGTCGGTTACGTTAAAGCAGTAGAAGCAACGACGAAATTACCGATGTCAGAACAGACATCGATCATGGTTCAGAATGATATCCGCCGTTATTTGCGTATCATTCTGGATAATGAAAATACGGTTAAAACGTTATTACAAGCGCGGATGAAAAAACTCACCGAGCTGATCGGGCAGTCGTCAAAACAACAACAAGTAAATATGACTTACGGAAAGATTGATCTCCGTTCGATCGCATTTGGCGATCGCCAGTAA
- a CDS encoding GhoT/OrtT family toxin has product MHVWWEVIKTIYWGGLGIAVLFTLLVSRDTIKIRLLTSGIIGFTWPMSLPVVMLFSLF; this is encoded by the coding sequence GTGCACGTTTGGTGGGAAGTTATTAAGACGATTTACTGGGGCGGACTGGGTATTGCGGTATTGTTTACCCTTCTGGTGAGCCGTGACACGATTAAAATAAGATTGTTAACCTCCGGCATTATCGGTTTCACCTGGCCTATGAGCCTGCCCGTGGTGATGTTGTTCTCTCTGTTCTGA
- the fliE gene encoding flagellar hook-basal body complex protein FliE: MSIQGIESVLQQMQATAIQAGAAPQTDTASEAGFASELKAALGKISETQNNAKLESEKLEMGVPGVSLNDVMVDLQKSSISLQLGVQVRNKLVAAYQDVMNMSV; this comes from the coding sequence ATGTCAATTCAAGGCATTGAGAGCGTTTTACAGCAGATGCAGGCCACTGCCATCCAGGCAGGCGCGGCACCGCAGACCGATACTGCATCAGAAGCGGGTTTCGCCAGCGAATTAAAAGCGGCATTAGGCAAGATCAGCGAAACGCAGAACAACGCGAAACTGGAATCTGAAAAGCTCGAGATGGGCGTTCCCGGCGTCAGCCTGAACGATGTGATGGTCGATCTGCAAAAATCGTCAATTTCACTGCAACTGGGGGTTCAGGTCAGAAACAAACTGGTGGCGGCGTATCAGGATGTGATGAATATGTCGGTGTAA
- the fliG gene encoding flagellar motor switch protein FliG has translation MTMTGTEKSAILMITLGEDRAVEVFKHLSPREVQQISAAMANIHQISNKQLAEVLNEFEDESEQYAALSVNTSEYLRAVLTKALGEERASSLLEDILESRETTSGMETLNFMEPLMAADLIRDEHPQIIATILVHLKRGQAADILALFDERLRNDVMLRIATFGGVQPAALAELTEVLNNLLDGQNLKRSKMGGIRTAAEIINLMKTQQEEAVIEAVRGYDGELAQKIIDEMFLFENLVDVDDRSIQRLLQEVEGESLLVALKGAEQPLRDKFLRNMSQRAADILRDDLANRGPMRMSLVENEQKAILQTVRRLAESGEMMVGGGEDSYV, from the coding sequence ATGACTATGACCGGAACCGAAAAAAGCGCCATTTTGATGATAACCCTGGGCGAAGACCGCGCGGTGGAGGTGTTCAAGCACCTCTCCCCTCGCGAAGTCCAGCAAATCAGTGCCGCGATGGCCAACATCCATCAGATTTCTAACAAGCAACTGGCGGAAGTCCTTAACGAGTTTGAAGACGAATCCGAGCAGTACGCGGCGCTGAGCGTGAACACCAGCGAATACCTGCGTGCGGTTCTGACCAAAGCGCTCGGCGAAGAACGTGCGTCGAGCCTGCTGGAAGACATTCTGGAATCGCGCGAAACCACCAGCGGCATGGAGACACTGAACTTCATGGAACCGCTGATGGCAGCCGATCTTATCCGCGACGAGCATCCGCAGATTATCGCCACCATCCTTGTCCACCTCAAACGGGGTCAGGCGGCAGATATTCTGGCGCTGTTCGACGAGCGTCTGCGTAACGACGTCATGCTGCGTATCGCCACTTTCGGCGGTGTCCAGCCAGCGGCGCTGGCGGAACTGACCGAAGTGCTGAACAACCTGCTCGACGGCCAGAACCTCAAACGTTCGAAGATGGGGGGTATTCGTACTGCGGCAGAAATCATCAACCTGATGAAAACGCAGCAGGAAGAAGCAGTTATCGAAGCGGTTCGTGGTTACGACGGCGAGCTGGCACAGAAAATTATCGACGAGATGTTCCTGTTCGAAAACCTGGTGGATGTGGACGACCGCAGTATCCAGCGCCTGTTGCAGGAAGTCGAAGGCGAATCGTTACTGGTGGCACTGAAAGGGGCGGAACAGCCGTTGCGCGACAAGTTCCTGCGCAACATGTCCCAGCGTGCGGCCGATATCCTGCGCGACGACCTGGCGAACCGCGGTCCGATGCGTATGTCTCTGGTCGAAAACGAACAGAAAGCTATCCTGCAGACGGTGCGTCGTCTGGCAGAATCCGGCGAAATGATGGTTGGCGGCGGCGAGGACTCCTATGTCTGA
- a CDS encoding DUF4186 domain-containing protein — MFSTEAVFQRLAASPFRQRFHLGPKEYSYCQDKGAAGISRHAADFVASRLAPSEPQNDGKQTPMRGHPVFIAQHATATCCRGCLEKWHGIPAHTEMSKVQQDYTVTIIMHWLNTEMQRPVPVAKPRKPKQKKPDNGDEAQQLNLL, encoded by the coding sequence ATGTTTTCCACTGAAGCTGTTTTTCAGCGCCTGGCGGCTTCTCCCTTCCGCCAGCGCTTCCATCTTGGCCCGAAAGAGTATTCTTATTGTCAGGATAAAGGCGCGGCAGGTATCAGCCGCCACGCTGCAGATTTTGTTGCCAGCCGTCTTGCGCCATCCGAACCGCAAAATGATGGGAAACAGACTCCTATGCGCGGCCATCCGGTATTTATCGCGCAACACGCGACCGCCACCTGCTGCCGGGGATGTCTGGAAAAATGGCATGGCATTCCCGCGCATACCGAAATGTCAAAAGTCCAGCAAGATTATACCGTTACGATAATCATGCACTGGCTGAATACTGAAATGCAGCGCCCTGTTCCCGTCGCTAAGCCGCGAAAACCTAAGCAGAAAAAGCCCGATAACGGCGATGAAGCACAACAACTCAATTTGTTGTAA
- the fliS gene encoding flagellar export chaperone FliS — translation MYNAKGTQAYAQVGLESGVMSATPYQLVTMLFDGARSALIRARIFMQQDSIAEKGKSLSMAINIIDSGLKAGLSREKGDPELVDNLEALYSYMVRRLLHANLHNDQEAITEVLALLENIADAWRQIGPNYHPSQDQYNGSTSVSG, via the coding sequence ATGTATAACGCTAAAGGAACTCAGGCCTACGCTCAGGTAGGCCTCGAAAGTGGCGTAATGAGCGCCACACCTTATCAGCTGGTGACGATGTTATTCGACGGGGCGCGCAGCGCCCTGATCCGTGCACGCATCTTTATGCAACAAGACAGCATTGCCGAAAAAGGCAAATCACTGTCTATGGCGATCAACATTATCGACAGCGGATTAAAAGCCGGATTAAGTCGCGAGAAAGGCGATCCTGAATTAGTGGATAACCTGGAAGCGCTTTATTCCTATATGGTCCGTCGTTTATTACATGCCAATTTACACAACGATCAAGAGGCCATCACGGAAGTGCTGGCCTTGCTTGAAAACATCGCCGATGCCTGGCGGCAAATCGGCCCAAACTACCACCCGTCGCAGGACCAATATAATGGATCAACATCAGTATCTGGTTAA
- a CDS encoding FliC/FljB family flagellin, which translates to MAQVINTNTLSLMTQNNMNKSQSALSTAIERLSSGLRINSAKDDAAGQAIANRFTSNINGLTQASRNANDGISVAQTTEGSLSEINNNLQRIRELSVQAANGTNSASDLSSIQDEISSRLSEIDRVSGQTQFNGVNVLASDQTMKIQVGANDGQTISIDLQKIDSTTLGLNGFNVNGSGTIANKAATVSDINAAGTTTPSADGTYAVTTKFAALSSSQAFAKLNTGDTVATTTAAGTTTYTYDATKGNFTTTANVATADVGTFADTLKPVTGSTANGTYTSGTGSVDFVADANGNLTVGGKAAYITADGSLTTNNTGTGTPTQATLNALYTAADANTTNASSVKLGDTTYNFAGSAAGLSYTKTVSADSVLSDVSGANAAGTVTNAKITYNSGVQTYSANFGGGTTTAADAGKSADTYVDGDGDMTTTAAVTVNYAVDKDTGAVTVASNGTGATGKYAETVGSTAYVSSTGKLTTNTTSTGTATADPLAALDAAIAKVDKFRSSLGAVQNRFDSAITNLANTTTNLSSAQSRIQDADYATEVSAMSKAQILQQAGTSVLAKANQVPQSVLSLLQ; encoded by the coding sequence ATGGCTCAAGTTATCAATACCAACACGCTGTCTCTGATGACTCAGAACAACATGAACAAATCCCAGTCCGCACTGAGCACCGCTATCGAGCGTCTGTCCTCCGGTCTGCGTATCAATAGCGCAAAAGACGATGCTGCTGGTCAGGCGATTGCTAACCGTTTCACTTCTAACATCAATGGCCTGACTCAGGCTTCACGTAACGCCAACGACGGTATCTCCGTTGCGCAGACCACTGAAGGTTCACTGAGCGAAATCAACAACAACTTACAACGTATCCGTGAGCTGTCTGTTCAGGCTGCTAACGGCACCAACTCTGCATCTGACCTGAGCTCAATCCAGGACGAAATCAGTTCCCGTCTGTCTGAAATCGACCGCGTATCTGGCCAGACTCAGTTCAACGGCGTGAACGTACTGGCTTCTGACCAGACCATGAAAATTCAGGTTGGCGCTAACGATGGCCAGACTATCTCCATCGACCTGCAGAAAATTGACTCTACGACTCTGGGTCTGAACGGTTTCAACGTTAACGGTTCTGGTACTATCGCTAACAAAGCAGCAACTGTGAGTGATATCAATGCTGCAGGGACAACGACCCCATCAGCAGACGGTACTTACGCGGTAACTACCAAGTTTGCCGCATTGTCTTCTAGCCAGGCTTTCGCCAAATTGAACACAGGTGATACCGTTGCAACAACAACTGCTGCCGGCACAACCACCTATACGTATGATGCAACTAAGGGTAATTTCACAACCACTGCAAATGTCGCTACTGCTGATGTGGGTACTTTTGCTGATACGCTGAAGCCAGTAACGGGCAGTACTGCCAATGGTACATACACTTCGGGTACTGGTTCTGTTGATTTCGTTGCTGATGCTAATGGTAACCTCACAGTTGGCGGTAAAGCAGCATATATTACTGCTGATGGCAGCCTGACTACTAACAACACCGGTACCGGTACCCCAACTCAAGCGACTCTTAATGCTCTCTATACAGCTGCTGATGCGAACACAACAAACGCTAGTTCAGTGAAGTTAGGTGACACGACCTATAACTTCGCAGGTAGTGCAGCAGGTCTTTCTTATACTAAAACCGTTAGTGCTGATTCTGTATTGTCTGATGTGAGTGGCGCTAACGCTGCTGGCACAGTTACAAACGCTAAGATCACCTACAACTCCGGTGTGCAGACTTATAGTGCCAACTTCGGTGGCGGTACCACAACTGCAGCAGATGCTGGCAAGTCAGCTGACACCTATGTTGATGGCGATGGCGATATGACAACAACTGCTGCTGTAACTGTTAATTACGCAGTTGATAAAGACACTGGGGCTGTGACCGTTGCTTCAAATGGTACTGGTGCTACCGGTAAATACGCGGAAACTGTGGGTTCAACTGCTTACGTTAGCAGCACCGGTAAACTGACTACCAATACCACCAGCACTGGCACTGCAACTGCAGATCCACTGGCCGCTCTGGATGCTGCAATCGCTAAAGTTGACAAATTCCGTTCATCTCTGGGTGCGGTTCAGAACCGTTTCGATTCTGCCATCACCAACCTGGCTAACACTACAACTAACCTGTCTTCTGCACAGAGCCGTATTCAGGATGCTGACTACGCAACTGAAGTTTCAGCAATGTCTAAAGCACAGATCCTGCAGCAGGCGGGTACTTCAGTATTGGCGAAAGCTAACCAGGTTCCTCAGTCTGTACTGTCCCTGCTGCAATAA
- a CDS encoding GNAT family N-acetyltransferase has translation MSAQIFETDATHPHLTRLIAELDAYQYPLYPPESFQGINITELDEGEITCFMAKVDDDWAGCACLYITRQGLAEMKRVYVNPLFRGQGIASLLIAAMEKKLKALGHRELFLETGVFQEKAITLYEKLGYSRTQAFGDYQQAPDPLSVYMMKAVA, from the coding sequence GTGAGTGCCCAGATTTTTGAAACCGATGCCACCCACCCGCATTTAACCCGGCTTATTGCAGAGCTGGACGCGTATCAATACCCGCTTTATCCGCCTGAATCTTTTCAGGGGATTAACATCACTGAGCTTGATGAAGGTGAAATTACCTGTTTCATGGCGAAGGTAGATGACGACTGGGCCGGTTGCGCCTGCCTGTACATTACCCGACAGGGGCTGGCTGAGATGAAACGGGTTTATGTAAATCCTTTGTTTCGCGGGCAAGGTATCGCATCGCTGCTGATCGCCGCAATGGAAAAGAAACTGAAAGCGCTGGGACACCGGGAGCTGTTTCTGGAAACGGGCGTGTTTCAGGAAAAGGCCATTACCCTGTACGAGAAACTGGGTTATTCACGGACGCAGGCGTTTGGGGATTATCAGCAGGCACCGGATCCGCTCAGTGTTTATATGATGAAAGCGGTGGCATAA
- the fliD gene encoding flagellar filament capping protein FliD, whose product MATVSSLGIGSGLDLSTLLDNLTTAEKARLTPITTAQTKYSAQLTAYGTMQSALQTFADAATALGSAKTYGTTTATSSNTTALSATTTTGAAAGKYTISVGQLAASQSLISASQTSNTAALGSTTSGNARTLTISQGDGSKPLSISLTDSQTSLTGVRDAINKAGGGVTASIVKVSDSSYKLVLSANNTGTDSKMTLSVTGDDQLNNIIGYDSSNDTGAMTENTPAANAQLTFNGISLERQSNTISDIQDGITLNLASTTTADATLTIAKDTSTASTAITTFVNAYNSLQDTFSNLTKYTATTVNSDAQDTSNGVLLGDSTLRSIQTQLKSAIGVSSGSNSVNTLASIGITSDPTTGKLVIDSTKLSTALTSTTSAVQTMMVGDGKTTGIMTNISNLNANFLNANTGTIANASTSVNNTLKQLTKQYNSVNDSINDTIARYKTQFTALDVSIQKLNSTATYLTQQFEAMSSSSSSS is encoded by the coding sequence ATGGCCACTGTCTCTTCATTAGGTATCGGCTCAGGCTTGGACCTGTCCACGTTGCTGGATAACCTGACCACCGCAGAAAAGGCGCGTCTTACGCCAATCACCACAGCTCAGACAAAGTACAGTGCCCAGTTAACGGCTTACGGCACAATGCAAAGCGCACTACAGACCTTTGCAGATGCTGCAACTGCATTAGGTTCGGCCAAGACTTATGGAACTACAACAGCGACCTCCAGCAATACCACTGCATTGAGTGCAACCACCACCACCGGTGCAGCCGCAGGTAAATATACTATTTCGGTCGGTCAGCTTGCTGCATCACAGTCTCTGATTTCTGCTTCACAAACAAGTAACACTGCAGCGCTAGGCAGTACTACTTCTGGTAACGCCAGGACCCTGACCATCAGTCAGGGTGACGGAAGTAAACCACTGAGCATCAGCCTTACTGACAGCCAGACATCTTTGACCGGCGTACGAGACGCAATAAATAAAGCGGGCGGAGGCGTCACTGCCAGTATCGTAAAAGTCTCTGACAGCAGCTATAAGCTGGTGCTAAGCGCTAACAATACCGGTACAGATTCAAAGATGACTTTAAGTGTTACGGGTGATGACCAGCTGAATAATATTATTGGTTATGACTCTTCCAATGACACAGGTGCAATGACCGAAAACACTCCGGCAGCTAACGCGCAGTTAACGTTTAATGGAATATCTTTGGAGCGCCAAAGTAATACCATAAGCGATATACAAGACGGCATTACTCTGAATCTGGCCAGCACTACCACCGCTGATGCAACACTGACCATCGCGAAAGATACCAGCACAGCATCGACGGCAATAACCACTTTTGTTAATGCGTATAACTCCTTGCAAGATACGTTCAGTAACCTGACGAAGTACACCGCGACTACTGTCAATTCGGATGCTCAAGATACTTCGAATGGTGTTCTGTTGGGCGACAGCACATTGCGTTCAATTCAAACACAATTGAAATCAGCAATTGGCGTTTCCAGTGGTTCTAACTCTGTCAACACTCTGGCAAGTATTGGGATAACCAGCGATCCGACAACCGGCAAGCTGGTTATAGACAGCACAAAATTGAGTACTGCACTCACCAGCACTACCAGCGCCGTCCAAACTATGATGGTGGGCGATGGAAAAACAACTGGCATCATGACCAACATCAGTAATCTCAATGCCAATTTCCTGAATGCAAACACCGGCACGATTGCTAATGCTTCAACTTCTGTAAATAACACCCTTAAACAACTGACCAAGCAATACAACTCGGTTAATGACAGCATCAACGACACCATCGCCCGTTATAAAACGCAATTCACTGCGCTTGATGTCTCGATTCAGAAGCTCAACAGCACCGCGACTTATCTGACGCAGCAGTTCGAAGCCATGTCCTCATCAAGTTCAAGCTCGTAA